The following proteins are co-located in the Tardibacter chloracetimidivorans genome:
- a CDS encoding phosphotransferase yields MSGDAQEANEGTTQVRPGFAFDEAALSRWMADHVPDFEGPLSVEQFKGGQSNPTYKLVTPGRSYVLRRKPPGQLLKGAHAVDREVAVLTGLEKASFPVAHVHALCTDDSVIGTWFYIMDLVEGRIFWDATIPQVSAAERPAYFDAMNATIAALHNVDYAAVGLGDYGRPGNYFERQIGRWSKQYLEDTEAGRDPAMDRLIDWLPANIPPGDETAIVHGDFRIDNMIFHPTEPRIVAVLDWELSTLGHPLADFAYNAMMYHMPPHIVAGLGGADLAALNIPSEADYIAAYCARTGRASIPDYRFYTAFNFFRLAAIFHGIKGRVIRGTASSQQAEDRARVFPELAELAWRQLS; encoded by the coding sequence ATGAGCGGGGATGCACAGGAGGCGAATGAAGGCACCACCCAGGTTCGGCCGGGTTTCGCCTTCGACGAGGCGGCGCTCAGCCGCTGGATGGCCGATCATGTGCCGGACTTTGAGGGGCCTTTGTCTGTCGAGCAGTTCAAGGGCGGACAATCCAACCCCACCTACAAGCTGGTGACGCCGGGACGCTCCTATGTGCTGCGCCGCAAGCCGCCGGGCCAGTTGCTGAAGGGGGCGCATGCAGTCGATCGCGAGGTGGCGGTGCTGACGGGCCTTGAGAAGGCGAGCTTTCCCGTCGCGCACGTCCATGCGCTTTGCACGGACGATTCCGTGATCGGCACATGGTTCTACATCATGGATCTGGTCGAGGGCCGGATCTTCTGGGACGCGACGATCCCGCAGGTCTCGGCTGCCGAGCGGCCCGCCTATTTCGATGCGATGAACGCGACGATCGCAGCACTTCACAATGTCGATTATGCGGCGGTCGGGCTTGGCGACTATGGCCGTCCCGGCAATTATTTCGAGCGGCAGATCGGCCGCTGGTCAAAGCAGTATCTCGAGGACACCGAGGCGGGCCGCGATCCCGCCATGGACCGGCTGATCGACTGGCTGCCCGCCAACATCCCGCCCGGCGACGAGACGGCAATCGTCCATGGCGACTTCCGCATCGACAATATGATCTTTCACCCGACGGAGCCACGCATCGTCGCGGTGCTCGACTGGGAACTGTCGACGCTCGGCCATCCGCTCGCGGATTTCGCCTACAACGCCATGATGTACCATATGCCGCCGCATATCGTCGCGGGGTTGGGAGGCGCCGATCTCGCTGCGCTGAACATTCCGTCCGAAGCCGATTACATTGCGGCCTATTGCGCGCGAACCGGCCGGGCTTCCATTCCCGACTACCGCTTCTACACCGCCTTCAACTTCTTCCGGCTGGCCGCCATCTTCCATGGCATCAAGGGCCGGGTGATCCGCGGCACGGCTTCGTCGCAGCAAGCTGAAGACCGCGCCCGTGTATTCCCCGAACTGGCCGAACTGGCCTGGCGCCAGCTAAGCTGA
- a CDS encoding acyl-CoA dehydrogenase family protein: MTERAEAIAAKIERFVRETVIPYERDPRLTAHGPTEELVQEMRAKARAAGLMTPHIVADGSHLSQRETAIVLKKSGLSPLGPVAVNTMAPDEGNMYLIGKIGTAEHKRRFLDKLVAGEARSAFFMTEPAEEGGAGSDPSMMKTTCRLDGDHWVINGRKAFITGAQGAKVGIIMAKSEDGACMFLVDLPDPAIRIDRVLDTIDSSMPGGHSVLTIDNLRVPADQMMGAAGEGFKYAQVRLSPARLSHCMRWLGSAMRAQEIASDYACRREAFGKKLVDHEGVGFMLAENMIDLKQAELMIDWCADVLDGGSLGTVESSMAKVAVSEALYRVADRCIQVMGGTGVSGDTVVEQIFREIRAFRIYDGPTEVHKWSLAKKIKRDHAKANPQ; this comes from the coding sequence ATGACCGAGCGCGCGGAAGCGATTGCGGCGAAGATAGAGCGTTTCGTTCGGGAAACGGTCATTCCCTATGAGCGCGATCCGCGCCTCACAGCGCACGGCCCGACCGAGGAACTGGTTCAGGAGATGCGCGCGAAGGCCCGCGCCGCAGGGCTGATGACGCCGCATATCGTCGCCGACGGATCGCATCTCAGCCAGCGCGAAACGGCGATCGTTCTCAAGAAGTCCGGCCTGTCGCCACTGGGGCCGGTCGCCGTCAACACAATGGCCCCGGACGAGGGCAATATGTATCTGATCGGGAAGATCGGGACGGCCGAACACAAGCGACGCTTCCTCGACAAGCTGGTGGCGGGCGAGGCACGCTCGGCGTTCTTCATGACCGAACCGGCTGAAGAGGGCGGCGCAGGATCGGACCCGTCGATGATGAAGACGACGTGCCGCCTCGATGGCGATCATTGGGTGATCAATGGCCGCAAGGCGTTCATCACCGGCGCGCAGGGCGCGAAAGTCGGAATCATCATGGCGAAGTCGGAAGACGGCGCCTGCATGTTCCTGGTGGACCTTCCTGATCCCGCGATCCGGATCGACCGGGTACTGGACACGATCGACAGTTCGATGCCGGGCGGCCATTCGGTGCTGACGATCGACAATCTGCGTGTACCCGCCGACCAGATGATGGGAGCCGCCGGAGAGGGCTTCAAATATGCGCAGGTCCGCCTGTCGCCGGCGCGTCTGTCGCACTGCATGCGCTGGTTGGGGAGCGCCATGCGCGCGCAGGAGATCGCCTCCGACTATGCCTGCCGCCGCGAGGCCTTCGGCAAGAAGCTCGTCGATCATGAGGGCGTCGGCTTCATGCTGGCGGAAAACATGATCGACCTGAAACAGGCCGAGCTGATGATCGACTGGTGCGCCGATGTGCTCGATGGCGGGTCGCTGGGCACGGTCGAAAGCTCGATGGCCAAGGTCGCGGTGTCGGAGGCGCTCTACCGGGTCGCCGACCGCTGCATCCAGGTGATGGGCGGCACCGGCGTGTCGGGCGATACGGTGGTCGAGCAGATATTCCGCGAGATTCGCGCCTTCCGCATTTATGACGGCCCGACCGAAGTCCACAAATGGTCGCTCGCCAAGAAGATCAAGCGCGACCATGCAAAGGCGAACCCTCAATGA
- a CDS encoding acetyl/propionyl/methylcrotonyl-CoA carboxylase subunit alpha, translating into MIRSLLIANRGEISRRIIRTARRMGIRTIAVHSDVDAAMPFVREADEAVCIGPAAARESYLVQAKLLDAATKTGAEAIHPGYGFLSENAGFAEAVQAAGLVWVGAPPAAIRAMGLKDAAKKLMADAGVPVTPGYLGEDQSPEHLQREADGIGYPVLIKAVAGGGGKGMRRVDAAQDFAEALASCKREAAASFGDDRVLLEKYVVNPRHIEVQVFGDSHGNAVHLFERDCSLQRRHQKVIEEAPAPGMDATTRAAVCAAAVKAARAVDYVGAGTIEFIADGSDGLRPDRIWFMEMNTRLQVEHPVTEAITGQDLVEWQLRVAGGEPLPLQQDQLAIHGWAMEARLYAENPATGFLPSTGPLQRLRFPEGIRIDSGVEEGNDVSPYYDPMIAKLVVHAPTRPAAAQALAKAAGETQVWPVKTNAGFLARAARHPDFVEGNIDTGFIERHADQLIPPAEPDEAVVSAAAAAILAPETGPWGGVSGFRLNAPADRRVSVEVGGSVYLAEAADDSVPLHDIDGMRILFADGTGWAVDEPRAGHGGVAGGVADGALLAPMPGKIIAVDVAEGDHVTKGQRLLVMEAMKMEQAIIAPFDGRVASLSPRVGDQVSEGTLLARITGEED; encoded by the coding sequence ATGATCCGTTCGCTTCTGATCGCCAACCGGGGCGAGATTTCCCGCCGCATCATCCGCACCGCACGGCGCATGGGAATCCGCACCATCGCCGTCCATTCCGATGTGGACGCCGCCATGCCCTTCGTCAGGGAGGCGGACGAGGCGGTCTGCATCGGCCCTGCCGCTGCGCGCGAATCCTATCTCGTCCAGGCAAAGCTGCTGGACGCGGCGACAAAGACCGGGGCCGAGGCGATCCACCCCGGCTACGGCTTCTTGTCGGAGAATGCCGGGTTCGCCGAAGCCGTGCAGGCGGCGGGGCTGGTCTGGGTCGGCGCGCCGCCCGCCGCGATCCGCGCCATGGGCCTGAAGGACGCTGCCAAAAAGCTGATGGCCGACGCGGGCGTTCCGGTCACGCCGGGCTATCTGGGGGAGGACCAGTCCCCCGAGCATCTGCAGCGCGAGGCGGACGGCATCGGCTATCCCGTCCTCATCAAGGCGGTGGCTGGCGGCGGCGGCAAGGGCATGCGCCGGGTGGACGCGGCGCAGGATTTCGCCGAGGCGCTCGCATCCTGCAAGCGCGAGGCGGCGGCCAGCTTCGGCGACGATCGCGTGCTGCTGGAAAAATATGTCGTCAATCCCCGGCATATCGAAGTGCAGGTCTTCGGCGACAGCCATGGCAATGCCGTTCATCTGTTCGAACGCGACTGCTCGCTCCAGCGCCGCCACCAGAAGGTGATCGAGGAAGCACCGGCTCCCGGCATGGACGCGACGACCCGCGCCGCCGTGTGCGCGGCGGCGGTGAAGGCGGCGAGGGCGGTGGACTATGTCGGGGCCGGAACGATCGAGTTCATCGCCGACGGATCAGATGGCCTGCGGCCCGACCGCATCTGGTTCATGGAAATGAACACGCGGCTTCAGGTCGAGCATCCGGTGACAGAGGCGATCACCGGACAGGACCTGGTCGAATGGCAGCTCCGCGTCGCAGGCGGCGAGCCGCTGCCGTTGCAGCAGGACCAGCTCGCCATTCATGGCTGGGCGATGGAAGCGCGCCTCTATGCGGAAAATCCGGCGACCGGCTTCCTTCCTTCGACAGGGCCTCTCCAGCGCCTTCGCTTTCCGGAGGGCATCCGCATCGATAGCGGGGTCGAGGAAGGAAATGACGTATCGCCCTATTATGATCCGATGATCGCCAAGCTCGTCGTTCACGCCCCGACGCGCCCCGCCGCCGCACAGGCGCTCGCGAAGGCGGCCGGTGAAACGCAGGTGTGGCCGGTCAAGACGAACGCGGGTTTTCTCGCAAGGGCCGCGCGCCATCCCGACTTTGTCGAAGGCAATATCGATACGGGCTTTATCGAGCGCCACGCCGACCAGTTGATCCCGCCGGCAGAGCCCGACGAGGCTGTGGTTTCGGCCGCAGCGGCCGCGATCTTGGCGCCGGAGACGGGGCCGTGGGGCGGCGTTTCAGGCTTTCGGTTGAATGCGCCCGCCGATCGCCGGGTGTCGGTGGAAGTCGGCGGATCGGTGTATCTCGCCGAGGCGGCGGACGACAGCGTTCCGCTCCACGACATCGACGGCATGCGGATATTGTTCGCCGACGGGACAGGCTGGGCGGTCGACGAACCGCGCGCCGGCCATGGCGGTGTCGCCGGAGGTGTCGCCGACGGTGCCCTGCTTGCGCCAATGCCCGGCAAGATCATCGCCGTGGATGTGGCCGAGGGGGATCACGTTACCAAGGGGCAGAGGCTGCTCGTCATGGAAGCGATGAAGATGGAGCAGGCCATCATTGCGCCCTTCGACGGGCGTGTTGCCAGCCTGTCGCCGCGCGTGGGCGATCAGGTCAGCGAGGGCACGCTCCTCGCCAGGATTACCGGGGAGGAGGACTGA
- a CDS encoding carboxyl transferase domain-containing protein, whose amino-acid sequence MTVVTTAIDREGEGFRANETHNRTLAEELRSRVAEASLGGSQQHRDRHVARGKLLPRDRIHRLLDPGSPFLEIGQLAANGMYGSSPAAAGVIAGIGRIRGRECMIVANDPTVKGGAYFPTTVKKHLRAQEIAEQNRLPCVYLVDSGGANLPHQAEVFPDRDHFGRIFYNQAQMSAKGIPQIACVMGSCTAGGAYVPAMSDETVIVRNQGTIFLAGPPLVKAATGEEITAEALGGAETHGRRSGVVDHVAENDEHALLIVRDIVGTLRPPNPASVNRATSLPPRLDPQELYGIIPPDVRAPYDVHEVIGRIVDDSAFHEFKALYGTTLVCGFAHIWGIPVAILANNGVLFSESALKGAHFIELACQRGIPLLFLQNISGFMVGGKYEAEGIAKNGAKLVTAVATAQVPKITVLIGGSFGAGNYGMCGRAYGPRFLFTWPNARISVMGGEQAASVLATVHRDADKWTPEEAEAFKAPIRRKYEDEGNPYHATARLWDDGVIDPAQTRDVLGLAFATTLNAPIPERPQFGLFRM is encoded by the coding sequence ATGACTGTCGTCACCACCGCGATCGACCGCGAGGGCGAGGGCTTTCGCGCCAATGAAACACATAACCGCACGTTGGCCGAAGAGCTGCGGTCGCGGGTGGCGGAGGCCTCGCTCGGCGGCTCCCAGCAGCATCGCGACCGCCATGTGGCGCGCGGCAAGCTGCTGCCCCGCGACCGGATTCATCGCCTGCTGGACCCGGGCAGCCCGTTCCTGGAGATCGGCCAGCTCGCCGCCAACGGCATGTACGGCTCCAGCCCCGCCGCCGCAGGCGTCATCGCCGGCATAGGCCGGATCAGGGGGCGCGAATGCATGATCGTCGCCAACGATCCCACGGTGAAGGGCGGCGCCTATTTCCCCACGACGGTGAAGAAGCATCTCCGCGCGCAGGAGATCGCCGAGCAGAACCGTCTGCCATGCGTCTATCTGGTGGATTCGGGCGGCGCGAACCTGCCGCACCAGGCGGAGGTCTTTCCCGACCGCGACCATTTCGGGCGGATTTTCTACAATCAGGCGCAAATGTCGGCCAAGGGCATTCCGCAGATCGCCTGCGTGATGGGAAGCTGCACGGCGGGCGGGGCCTATGTTCCGGCGATGTCGGACGAGACGGTGATCGTCCGCAACCAGGGCACGATCTTCCTTGCCGGTCCGCCGCTGGTGAAGGCGGCGACGGGTGAGGAGATCACGGCGGAAGCGCTTGGCGGGGCAGAGACGCATGGCCGCCGGTCGGGCGTAGTCGATCATGTCGCCGAGAATGACGAGCATGCGCTGCTGATCGTGCGCGACATCGTCGGCACGCTTCGGCCGCCGAACCCCGCCAGCGTCAACCGGGCGACATCCCTGCCGCCCCGTCTCGATCCGCAGGAGCTTTACGGAATCATCCCGCCCGATGTGCGCGCGCCCTATGACGTGCATGAAGTGATCGGGCGGATTGTCGACGACAGCGCGTTCCACGAGTTCAAGGCGCTCTACGGCACGACGTTGGTCTGCGGCTTTGCGCATATCTGGGGCATTCCGGTGGCGATCCTCGCCAATAACGGGGTGCTGTTCAGCGAGAGCGCATTGAAGGGCGCGCATTTCATCGAGCTTGCCTGCCAGCGCGGCATTCCGCTGCTGTTCCTCCAGAACATCTCCGGCTTCATGGTCGGCGGCAAATATGAGGCAGAGGGAATCGCGAAGAACGGCGCAAAGCTGGTCACGGCCGTCGCCACGGCGCAGGTGCCGAAGATCACCGTGCTGATCGGCGGCAGCTTCGGCGCGGGCAATTACGGCATGTGCGGCCGCGCCTATGGCCCGCGTTTCCTCTTCACGTGGCCCAATGCGCGGATCAGCGTGATGGGGGGAGAGCAGGCTGCCTCGGTGCTCGCCACCGTCCACCGCGACGCCGACAAATGGACCCCGGAGGAAGCAGAGGCCTTCAAGGCCCCGATCCGGCGGAAATATGAGGATGAGGGCAACCCCTATCATGCCACCGCCCGGCTGTGGGACGACGGCGTGATCGATCCTGCCCAGACCCGCGACGTCCTTGGCCTCGCCTTTGCCACTACGCTGAACGCGCCGATACCGGAACGGCCGCAGTTCGGCCTGTTCAGGATGTGA
- a CDS encoding MaoC family dehydratase, translated as MAGKYFDEWTVGERIQHEIRRTVTETDNLLMSTLTHNPQPLHLDIEAARASEFGQILVNGTFTFALMVGLSVGDTTLGTLVANLGYDKVVMPKPVFIGDTLRAETEVTELKPSKSRPNAGIVTFTHRLVNQRDEVVCQCLRSALIQRRPA; from the coding sequence ATGGCCGGAAAATACTTCGACGAATGGACCGTCGGCGAGCGCATCCAGCATGAAATCCGCCGCACGGTCACCGAGACCGACAATCTGCTGATGTCCACGCTCACCCACAATCCCCAACCGCTTCATCTGGACATCGAAGCCGCAAGGGCGAGCGAATTCGGACAGATTCTGGTCAACGGAACCTTCACCTTCGCATTGATGGTGGGGCTGTCGGTGGGCGACACCACGCTCGGCACGCTCGTCGCCAATCTGGGCTATGACAAGGTCGTGATGCCCAAGCCCGTCTTCATCGGCGACACGCTGCGCGCGGAAACCGAAGTGACCGAATTGAAGCCCAGCAAATCCCGCCCGAACGCAGGCATCGTTACCTTCACGCACCGGCTGGTCAACCAGCGCGATGAGGTGGTCTGCCAATGCCTGCGCTCCGCCCTGATCCAGCGACGCCCGGCATGA